One segment of Setaria viridis chromosome 4, Setaria_viridis_v4.0, whole genome shotgun sequence DNA contains the following:
- the LOC117851283 gene encoding uncharacterized protein isoform X3, protein MADRYRGYAAPYAHDRADPRGGYPEYFPSDGSIASYYASRPSVLPGGPDVLRNDVVLQPRAYALDGPGGVINPTLPGMNGLPAAARAHGPSPLEDPSFAGMSGLAPARALGPSLLEEPAVVGRSSSLGKVAGIPNVEHHSPLPNLDGPSEDESNILFVDGLPTDCTRREVAHLFRLFDGFKDIRVVHKEPRHSGDKAYVLCFVEFDDAKRARTAMEKLRAYRFDDRKPDSPLLEIQFARFPFRLPAAHDDRERLIGR, encoded by the exons ATGGCGGACCGCTACCGCGGCTACGCTGCTCCCTACGCCCACGACAGAG CAGATCCACGAGGTGGTTATCCCGAGTATTTTCCATCTGATGGCTCAATAGCATCTTATTATGCTTCAAGACCTTCTGTTCTACCGGGTGGACCAGATGTTCTTAGAAACGAT GTAGTGTTGCAACCAAGGGCTTATGCTTTGGATGGTCCAGGAGGAGTGATTAATCCTACTTTGCCTGGCATGAATGGACTACCTGCTGCAGCTAGGGCACATGGACCTAGTCCTTTGGAAGACCCGTCTTTTGCTGGGATGAGTGGACTAGCTCCAGCCAGGGCACTGGGACCTAGTCTTTTGGAAGAACCGGCTGTCGTGGGGAGAAGCTCGTCTCTAGGCAAAGTTGCTGGTATTCCAAATGTTGAGCACCACAGCCCACTTCCAAACCTTGATGGGCCCTCAGAAGATGAATCCAACATTCTTTTTGTTGATGGTCTCCCTACTGATTGCACGAGGAGAGAAGTAGCCC ATTTGTTTCGGCTCTTCGATGGCTTCAAGGACATCAGAGTAGTGCACAAGGAGCCCAGGCAT AGCGGTGACAAGGCTTATGTCCTGTGCTTTGTGGAGTTTGATGATGCAAAAAGAGCACGCACTGCTATGGAAAAACTCCGAG CATACCGCTTTGACGACCGGAAGCCCGACTCCCCGCTTCTTGAGATCCAATTCGCAAGGTTCCCTTTCCGTCTGCCTGCCGCCCACGACGATAGGGAACGCCTCATTGGGCGCTGA
- the LOC117851283 gene encoding uncharacterized protein isoform X2 codes for MADRYRGYAAPYAHDRDPRGGYPEYFPSDGSIASYYASRPSVLPGGPDVLRNDVVLQPRAYALDGPGGVINPTLPGMNGLPAAARAHGPSPLEDPSFAGMSGLAPARALGPSLLEEPAVVGRSSSLGKVAGIPNVEHHSPLPNLDGPSEDESNILFVDGLPTDCTRREVAHLFRLFDGFKDIRVVHKEPRAVTRLMSCALWSLMMQKEHALLWKNSEHTALTTGSPTPRFLRSNSQGSLSVCLPPTTIGNASLGADHCLLPPSSYQCRLCSRNLQMIRDQPVCTSNERFN; via the exons ATGGCGGACCGCTACCGCGGCTACGCTGCTCCCTACGCCCACGACAGAG ATCCACGAGGTGGTTATCCCGAGTATTTTCCATCTGATGGCTCAATAGCATCTTATTATGCTTCAAGACCTTCTGTTCTACCGGGTGGACCAGATGTTCTTAGAAACGAT GTAGTGTTGCAACCAAGGGCTTATGCTTTGGATGGTCCAGGAGGAGTGATTAATCCTACTTTGCCTGGCATGAATGGACTACCTGCTGCAGCTAGGGCACATGGACCTAGTCCTTTGGAAGACCCGTCTTTTGCTGGGATGAGTGGACTAGCTCCAGCCAGGGCACTGGGACCTAGTCTTTTGGAAGAACCGGCTGTCGTGGGGAGAAGCTCGTCTCTAGGCAAAGTTGCTGGTATTCCAAATGTTGAGCACCACAGCCCACTTCCAAACCTTGATGGGCCCTCAGAAGATGAATCCAACATTCTTTTTGTTGATGGTCTCCCTACTGATTGCACGAGGAGAGAAGTAGCCC ATTTGTTTCGGCTCTTCGATGGCTTCAAGGACATCAGAGTAGTGCACAAGGAGCCCAG AGCGGTGACAAGGCTTATGTCCTGTGCTTTGTGGAGTTTGATGATGCAAAAAGAGCACGCACTGCTATGGAAAAACTCCGAG CATACCGCTTTGACGACCGGAAGCCCGACTCCCCGCTTCTTGAGATCCAATTCGCAAGGTTCCCTTTCCGTCTGCCTGCCGCCCACGACGATAGGGAACGCCTCATTGGGCGCTGACCACTGCCTCCTGCCACCCTCTAGCTACCAGTGTCGTCTGTGCAGCCGGAATCTTCAGATGATCCGTGATCAGCCTGTATGTACGAGTAATGAGCGGTTTAACTGA
- the LOC117851283 gene encoding uncharacterized protein isoform X1, translating into MADRYRGYAAPYAHDRADPRGGYPEYFPSDGSIASYYASRPSVLPGGPDVLRNDVVLQPRAYALDGPGGVINPTLPGMNGLPAAARAHGPSPLEDPSFAGMSGLAPARALGPSLLEEPAVVGRSSSLGKVAGIPNVEHHSPLPNLDGPSEDESNILFVDGLPTDCTRREVAHLFRLFDGFKDIRVVHKEPRAVTRLMSCALWSLMMQKEHALLWKNSEHTALTTGSPTPRFLRSNSQGSLSVCLPPTTIGNASLGADHCLLPPSSYQCRLCSRNLQMIRDQPVCTSNERFN; encoded by the exons ATGGCGGACCGCTACCGCGGCTACGCTGCTCCCTACGCCCACGACAGAG CAGATCCACGAGGTGGTTATCCCGAGTATTTTCCATCTGATGGCTCAATAGCATCTTATTATGCTTCAAGACCTTCTGTTCTACCGGGTGGACCAGATGTTCTTAGAAACGAT GTAGTGTTGCAACCAAGGGCTTATGCTTTGGATGGTCCAGGAGGAGTGATTAATCCTACTTTGCCTGGCATGAATGGACTACCTGCTGCAGCTAGGGCACATGGACCTAGTCCTTTGGAAGACCCGTCTTTTGCTGGGATGAGTGGACTAGCTCCAGCCAGGGCACTGGGACCTAGTCTTTTGGAAGAACCGGCTGTCGTGGGGAGAAGCTCGTCTCTAGGCAAAGTTGCTGGTATTCCAAATGTTGAGCACCACAGCCCACTTCCAAACCTTGATGGGCCCTCAGAAGATGAATCCAACATTCTTTTTGTTGATGGTCTCCCTACTGATTGCACGAGGAGAGAAGTAGCCC ATTTGTTTCGGCTCTTCGATGGCTTCAAGGACATCAGAGTAGTGCACAAGGAGCCCAG AGCGGTGACAAGGCTTATGTCCTGTGCTTTGTGGAGTTTGATGATGCAAAAAGAGCACGCACTGCTATGGAAAAACTCCGAG CATACCGCTTTGACGACCGGAAGCCCGACTCCCCGCTTCTTGAGATCCAATTCGCAAGGTTCCCTTTCCGTCTGCCTGCCGCCCACGACGATAGGGAACGCCTCATTGGGCGCTGACCACTGCCTCCTGCCACCCTCTAGCTACCAGTGTCGTCTGTGCAGCCGGAATCTTCAGATGATCCGTGATCAGCCTGTATGTACGAGTAATGAGCGGTTTAACTGA
- the LOC117854121 gene encoding mitogen-activated protein kinase kinase SIPKK, producing the protein MATPRKPMKLTLPPPESTMGKFLTHSGTFRDGDLLVNKDGLRIVPQSEGGEAPPIEPLDSQLSLDDLDVIKVIGKGSSGNVQLVRHKFTGQFFALKVIQLNIEDSIRRQIAKELKINLSTQYQYIVVFYQCFYFNGAISIVLEYMDGGSLSDFLKTVKTIPEDYLAAICKQILKGLIYLHHERHIIHRDLKPSNILINHRGEVKISDFGVSAIISSSSGQRDTFIGTRYYMAPERINAKKHGYMSDIWSLGLVILECATGNFPFPPCDSFYELLEAVVNQPPPSAPSDQFSPEFCSFISACTQKDAKDRSSAQALLNHPYLSMYDDLHVDLASYFTTAGSPLATFNSRQL; encoded by the exons ATGGCGACGCCTCGGAAGCCGATGAAGCTCACCCTGCCGCCCCCCGAGTCCACCATGGGCAAATTCCT GACGCACAGCGGGACGTTCAGGGACGGGGATCTGCTCGTCAACAAGGATGGCCTACGCATAGTTCCGCAGAGCGAGGGAGGCGAG GCTCCTCCTATAGAGCCACTGGATAGTCAATTGAGCTTAGATGATCTAGATGTAATCAAAGTGATCGGGAAAGGTAGCAGTGGAAATGTGCAATTGGTCCGCCACAAATTTACCGGGCAGTTTTTTGCTCTCAAG GTTATTCAACTAAATATTGAGGATAGTATACGCAGACAGATTGCCAAGGAGTTGAAAATAAACTTGTCAACACAGTACCAATATATTGTTGTGTTCTATCAGTGTTTTTATTTCAATGGTGCCATTTCTATTGTTTTGGAATACATGGACGGTGGCTCCCTTTCAGATTTCCTGAAGACTGTTAAAACCATTCCAGAGGACTACCTTGCTGCTATCTGTAAGCAG atactaAAAGGACTGATATACTTGCATCACGAGAGGCACATTATACACAGAGATCTGAAACCATCAAATATATTGATAAATCATAGGGGTGAAGTAAAAATATCAGACTTTGGTGTAAGTGCCATTATTTCTAGCTCCTCTGGACAGAGGGATACATTTATTGGCACGCGCTACTACATGGCG CCAGAAAGAATCAATGCAAAGAAACATGGTTATATGAGTGATATCTGGAGTTTGGGCCTAGTAATACTGGAATGTGCAACCGGCAATTTTCCGTTTCCTCCCTGTGATAGCTTTTATGAACTCCTCGAAGCTGTTGTTAATCAACCGCCACCATCTGCACCATCGGACCAGTTTTCACCAGAATTCTGCTCATTCATCTCTGCATG TACCCAGAAGGATGCTAAAGATAGGTCATCAGCACAAGCCTTGTTG AACCATCCATACCTGAGCATGTATGATGACCTGCATGTAGACCTTGCTTCTTACTTCACTACCGCAGGATCTCCCCTCGCCACTTTCAA TTCCAGGCAACTCTAA